A single window of Cytobacillus dafuensis DNA harbors:
- a CDS encoding S8 family serine peptidase has protein sequence MKKRKMKAWKVMTTAAMTSLLFTSLTVFAESDDMPAESQMVEEMVEEGGPLFFDTDKIETGQDDSLYKDVKKEGLVEAHKPNDTVRFIVEVEQPTATDLSPKNKKSLFKEKQDKVIEDISKKNKSKSNSPSKVKQRFFESFNGFSIETEFQNIKEIQSIPGVVNVHIARTFQESMAASKELVQAQKVWEQYGYKGEGLVVAVVDSGIDYTHQDMTLTDKAKAKEKLTQSGIKSKLDETAVNDVWYSDKVPTGYDWADDDTNVIPAGNGSSHGTHVAGTIGADGDETNGGVEGIAPGVQLLAEKVFSDKGGGAYEDDIIAGIEHAVTMGADVINMSLGSDAGFVGEENDPIQKAIRVATEQGTLVVVAAGNSAYSTKHNLLFPSAYSPYAENPDIGTVSEPSVGPYALSVASYENTQMHLNTLSETNGLKLPFQDQTQFGKPNFKLSNFLNPNEEYELVFVGEGSKNADFTSNGKNVAGKIVVAKLLNQYTSYSFIQFNAAKFGAKAAIIIPPDSMADYPYLRLSESSIPAATTGKAPGQELINKLTNNQIVKMKLTGDTWVDNANKNTMSYFSSIGSPHTLDFKPEISAPGGNIYSTVPGNDYEIMSGTSMAAPHVAGGSALLLQALYQKGLTHSQDTVLKAKLALMNTSNIVMDPRTNGEVPYSPRVQGSGLMQIQNAINTPVIVTNRNAPLEQAGSVALKEIGQNTSFKLQMEALDAPKAKNNSDNIEYNVYVDVLKDKTEMKEFDLDNDGKLDSKEYLTLTSERINDATVTVNDTIVTDKKGALVKIKPGQTKMLTVNVSLPDSLKNNSFVEGFVRLVPVAKDQDKAVPLTVPYMGFYGKWDEPQNIDLPAWEKDAFLGYTALWDGTSERYPKGYNPTTGTFDLNKIAISPNFHLIGIYSSFTAIRNLQKTEMYIEDQSGNIVKYLGDFSEFTGKPWKFRKNIMSFGDTYYNELYAWDMKDESGQFVPDGNYQYVIKTTLDYPGARPQEVKMPVKVDSTLPNVIDIKVTPVDGKYEISWSGTDNENGSGYAAAMVWVNGNYYTPGNKTTLLLNYEPKSIVVVGADYAYNHSYNVWGDQDPKYMSEWMVLSNSSVYPTKNINQNTPAEIDYFAQNRSDWTFNVKDINGNIVDMFEFNNEKEVHTEWTPKPDLPNGDYFISADVVSKDGFKVTTTPKKVTVLHQ, from the coding sequence ATGAAAAAAAGAAAAATGAAAGCATGGAAAGTTATGACCACAGCCGCAATGACATCCTTATTATTTACATCACTTACCGTTTTTGCAGAAAGTGATGATATGCCAGCTGAGTCGCAAATGGTTGAAGAAATGGTGGAAGAAGGAGGACCATTATTTTTTGATACGGATAAGATCGAAACAGGTCAAGATGATTCACTTTATAAAGACGTAAAAAAAGAAGGTTTAGTTGAAGCACATAAACCGAATGATACTGTTCGTTTCATCGTTGAAGTTGAACAACCAACAGCAACTGACCTTTCTCCAAAAAACAAAAAATCTTTGTTTAAGGAAAAACAAGACAAAGTAATTGAAGATATTTCGAAGAAAAATAAGTCTAAATCAAATTCTCCTTCTAAAGTAAAACAACGCTTTTTCGAAAGTTTTAATGGTTTTAGTATAGAAACAGAGTTTCAAAATATAAAAGAAATCCAGTCTATTCCTGGGGTTGTGAATGTCCATATTGCTAGAACATTCCAGGAATCAATGGCTGCAAGTAAAGAATTAGTACAAGCTCAAAAAGTATGGGAACAATATGGCTATAAAGGTGAGGGATTAGTAGTAGCAGTCGTAGATTCAGGGATTGATTATACACATCAAGATATGACATTAACTGATAAAGCAAAGGCAAAAGAGAAATTAACTCAGAGTGGAATTAAAAGTAAATTGGATGAAACAGCTGTAAACGATGTTTGGTATTCCGATAAAGTCCCAACAGGCTATGATTGGGCTGACGATGATACTAATGTCATTCCTGCTGGAAATGGAAGTTCGCATGGTACACACGTTGCTGGAACAATTGGAGCAGACGGGGACGAAACGAATGGCGGAGTCGAGGGTATTGCACCAGGTGTTCAACTCTTAGCTGAGAAGGTGTTCTCCGATAAAGGTGGCGGAGCCTATGAGGATGATATTATTGCTGGAATAGAGCATGCAGTAACAATGGGTGCAGATGTGATAAACATGAGCTTAGGTTCTGATGCAGGCTTTGTAGGGGAAGAAAATGATCCGATACAAAAAGCTATTCGAGTTGCGACAGAACAAGGTACACTTGTTGTAGTAGCGGCTGGTAATTCCGCTTATAGTACTAAACATAATTTATTATTTCCATCTGCTTATAGTCCATACGCAGAAAATCCTGATATTGGAACAGTTAGTGAGCCATCTGTAGGTCCATACGCTTTATCAGTTGCTTCTTATGAAAATACACAAATGCATTTAAATACTTTATCAGAAACAAATGGTTTAAAGCTTCCTTTCCAAGATCAAACTCAATTTGGAAAGCCGAACTTTAAACTCTCAAATTTTTTAAATCCGAATGAAGAGTACGAGCTAGTATTTGTAGGCGAAGGTTCCAAGAATGCTGACTTTACTAGTAATGGTAAAAACGTAGCAGGGAAAATTGTCGTAGCAAAATTATTGAATCAATATACTTCTTATTCTTTTATTCAGTTTAACGCAGCAAAATTTGGAGCAAAAGCAGCAATCATCATACCACCAGATAGTATGGCTGATTATCCATATCTAAGATTGAGTGAATCTTCAATTCCAGCAGCTACAACGGGTAAGGCTCCAGGGCAAGAACTAATTAATAAACTAACGAATAATCAAATTGTAAAGATGAAATTAACAGGTGATACTTGGGTCGATAATGCAAACAAAAACACGATGTCCTATTTCTCATCCATTGGTTCACCACATACATTAGATTTTAAACCTGAGATTTCTGCTCCTGGTGGAAATATTTATTCGACTGTACCCGGAAATGATTATGAAATTATGAGCGGTACATCGATGGCAGCTCCTCATGTGGCAGGCGGTTCGGCATTGTTATTGCAGGCACTTTATCAAAAAGGCTTAACACATTCACAAGATACGGTATTAAAGGCAAAACTAGCTTTAATGAATACATCGAATATTGTGATGGATCCTAGAACAAATGGGGAAGTGCCATATTCTCCACGAGTACAAGGGTCAGGTTTAATGCAGATTCAAAATGCAATTAATACACCTGTTATTGTTACTAATAGAAACGCGCCTTTAGAACAAGCAGGATCAGTAGCATTAAAGGAAATTGGTCAAAATACAAGCTTTAAATTACAAATGGAAGCATTAGATGCCCCTAAAGCTAAAAATAATAGTGATAATATTGAATACAATGTTTATGTAGATGTCCTGAAAGATAAGACTGAAATGAAGGAATTTGATTTAGATAATGATGGGAAGCTAGATTCAAAAGAGTATTTAACATTAACAAGTGAACGTATTAATGATGCGACTGTCACTGTCAATGATACTATCGTAACTGACAAAAAAGGAGCATTAGTTAAAATCAAACCAGGTCAAACAAAAATGCTGACTGTTAACGTATCTTTACCAGATTCCTTAAAGAATAATAGTTTTGTAGAAGGATTTGTTCGTCTTGTACCAGTAGCGAAAGACCAGGATAAAGCAGTGCCACTAACTGTTCCTTATATGGGCTTCTATGGAAAATGGGATGAACCGCAAAATATTGATCTTCCAGCATGGGAAAAAGATGCATTTTTAGGTTATACCGCACTTTGGGATGGCACATCAGAACGTTATCCAAAGGGATATAATCCTACTACTGGCACATTTGATCTTAACAAAATTGCCATCTCGCCTAACTTCCATCTAATCGGTATTTATTCTTCCTTTACTGCTATACGTAATTTACAAAAAACAGAAATGTATATCGAAGATCAATCAGGAAATATCGTTAAATATTTAGGTGATTTCAGTGAATTTACAGGTAAGCCTTGGAAATTCAGAAAAAATATTATGTCATTTGGGGACACTTATTACAATGAACTTTACGCTTGGGATATGAAAGATGAGTCTGGACAATTTGTACCCGATGGAAATTATCAATATGTCATTAAAACGACATTAGACTATCCAGGAGCAAGACCACAAGAAGTTAAAATGCCTGTGAAAGTAGATTCCACACTGCCTAATGTTATAGACATTAAGGTAACCCCAGTAGATGGAAAATACGAAATATCCTGGAGTGGTACAGATAATGAAAATGGAAGTGGATATGCTGCTGCAATGGTTTGGGTTAATGGAAATTACTATACACCAGGAAATAAGACTACATTACTCTTAAACTACGAACCAAAAAGTATTGTTGTTGTTGGAGCGGATTACGCATATAATCACTCTTACAACGTTTGGGGAGATCAAGATCCAAAATATATGAGCGAATGGATGGTTCTTTCCAATTCAAGTGTATATCCGACAAAAAATATAAACCAAAACACTCCAGCAGAAATTGATTATTTTGCTCAAAACAGATCAGACTGGACGTTTAATGTAAAAGATATAAATGGAAATATAGTCGATATGTTTGAATTTAATAATGAAAAAGAAGTTCATACAGAATGGACACCTAAACCGGACCTTCCAAATGGAGATTACTTTATCTCAGCTGATGTAGTGTCAAAAGACGGCTTTAAAGTGACAACAACACCTAAAAAAGTAACGGTTCTTCATCAATAA